The following nucleotide sequence is from Halogeometricum borinquense DSM 11551.
GAACGTCACCGCGGAACGCGCGGTAGATGAGTTTCGGTTCGAGGAAGATGACCGGGTCCGGGTCGCGGATGGCCGAGATGAGAAGCCCCTTCGTGTCGTGTGGTGTCGAGGGGATAACCACCTTCAGACCGGCCTCGTGCGCGTAAAACGCTTCCTTGGACTCGGAGTGGTGTTCAGGTGCGCGGATGCCGCCGCCATAGGGTGCGCGGACGACGAGCGGGCAGGTGTAGCGGCCACGGCTGCGGGTTCGGAGGCGCGCTGCGTGGCTCACAATCTGGTCGAACGCGGGGTACATGAAGCCGGAGAACTGCATCTCTGCAACCGGCCGCATGCCCATCGCGGCCATCCCGATTGCCGTCCCGGCGATGCCGGACTCTGCAAGCGGGGTGTCGATAACTCGGTCGTCACCGAACTCTTCCCACAGGCCTTCTGTTGCGCGGAAGACGCCGCCGTTCTTTCCGACGTCCTCGCCCATGACGACCACTCGGTCGTCCGCCTGCATCTCGGTGTAAAGACCGTCCCGTACCGCCTGTACCAACGTGAGATTCTGCGTCTGTTGACTCTGACTCATTGTTTACTCTCGGAGGAATCCTTCGTCGCCGTGCTCCTCGTACAGTTCCGCGAACGCTTCGGCCTGTGCTTGGACCTCGGGCGTCATTTCTGCAAAGACGTTCGTGAACATTTCGTTCGGTTCGGGTCGCGGTTCGGCCTCCGCCGCCTTGATTGCTTCTGCGACCTCGTCTTCGACTTCCGACTGGATGGCGTCTACCTTCTCGTCGTCGAGACGGCCCGTATCCCGGAGGAACGTCTCCAAGCGCGGGATCGGGTCCTTCTGTTTCCACTGTTCGACCTCGTCGGAGTCGCGGTAGACTGTCGGGTCGTCTGCGGTCGTGTGCGCACCGAATCGGTACTGCACCGCCTCGATGAGCGTCGGCCGCCGTTCGTCCTCTGCGGGGTCCTTCGCCTTCTTGACGGCCGCGCGCGTGGCGGCGTACACCGCGAGTGGGTCCATTCCGTCCACTTGGACGCCCTCGAAGCCGTAGGCTTTGGCCTTCTGTGCGATGGTCGCAGACGCGGTCTGCCGCTCGCGCGGCACCGAAATTGCCCACTGGTTGTTGTTACAGAAGAAGATGTTCGGCGTGTTGAACACGCCCGCGAAGTTCAGCCCCTCGTGGAAGTCCCCCTCGGAAGTCCCGCCATCACCGAAGTAACAGAGGACGGCCGAGTCTTCGCCCTGTAATTTCTTCGCCCACGCCGCGCCGGTCGCGTGCGGAATCTGCGTCGAAATGGGAACGGCGACCGGGAAGATGTTCGCGTCCTCCGGAATACGGTTGCCCTTCTCGTGTCCCATCCAGTACAGAAGCGTCCGCTTCAACGGGAGGCCGCGGTGGAGTGCCGCCCCGTGTTCGCGGTAACTCGGGAACATCCAGTCTTCTT
It contains:
- the pdhA gene encoding pyruvate dehydrogenase (acetyl-transferring) E1 component subunit alpha, whose product is MSVLQRDPQDMLRVLDEDGEPVGEVPDLSDDELVRMYREMWMARHFDTRAVSLQRQGRMGTYPPLSGQEGAQIGSAFALDEEDWMFPSYREHGAALHRGLPLKRTLLYWMGHEKGNRIPEDANIFPVAVPISTQIPHATGAAWAKKLQGEDSAVLCYFGDGGTSEGDFHEGLNFAGVFNTPNIFFCNNNQWAISVPRERQTASATIAQKAKAYGFEGVQVDGMDPLAVYAATRAAVKKAKDPAEDERRPTLIEAVQYRFGAHTTADDPTVYRDSDEVEQWKQKDPIPRLETFLRDTGRLDDEKVDAIQSEVEDEVAEAIKAAEAEPRPEPNEMFTNVFAEMTPEVQAQAEAFAELYEEHGDEGFLRE
- a CDS encoding alpha-ketoacid dehydrogenase subunit beta, with amino-acid sequence MSQSQQTQNLTLVQAVRDGLYTEMQADDRVVVMGEDVGKNGGVFRATEGLWEEFGDDRVIDTPLAESGIAGTAIGMAAMGMRPVAEMQFSGFMYPAFDQIVSHAARLRTRSRGRYTCPLVVRAPYGGGIRAPEHHSESKEAFYAHEAGLKVVIPSTPHDTKGLLISAIRDPDPVIFLEPKLIYRAFRGDVPEDDYEVPIGEAAVRREGADISVYTYGAMTRPTIEAAENLEEEGIDAEVVDLRTVSPMDKETIVESFKKTGRAAVVHEAPKTGGLGAEITTTIQEEALLHQEAPVERIAGYDVPYPLYALEDYYLPSVARVEEGIRNAVEF